The following proteins are encoded in a genomic region of Gimesia algae:
- a CDS encoding efflux RND transporter permease subunit: MKFPHFFIDRPIFASVLSMVVLLVGSLAYFLLPVAQYPEVALPTVVVRASYPGATPDTISKTVATPLEQEINGVDNMVYMESQATTDGSMTLTVSFALGTDVDQAQVLVQNRVAIAEPTLPAEVRQIGVTTRKSSPDLMMVIHLYSPDDSRDQLYISNYAYLQIRDVLSRLDGVGDIQVFGGTQYSMRVWLDVERLAALDLTPGDAVQAMRQQNIQVAAGVIGQQPLPETKEAFQVNVNTLGRLQTAEEFGEIILKTGEEGRLVRLNDVARIELGATDYSVRSYLGDKNAVALAMFQRPGSNAVATAERIISKVEELAQQFPPGLKHEVIYNPTAFVEDSIDEVFSTLWQAGLLVTLTVFVFLQNWRSTIVPTIAIPISLVGTFAVMHAIGFSLNNLSLFGLVLAIGIVVDDAIVVVENVERLIATGLSPRDATRKAMDEVGSALIATTLVLIAVFVPTAFIAGISGQFYRQFAITIAVSTAISTFVSLTLTPAMCALLLRPPRQAAEKAASASRYRVIRGLVYLREIPFRLFNKVFDFTSELYAGIVARVLRLSFLMLIVYVGLLGLTWFGFTKVPAGFIPAQDQGYLIIAIQLPPGASLDRTDTVTRQITDMALDVPGVANAVSFVGFSGATRANSSNSAAIFPVLEDAKLRATKGQSVNAVLAELRKRVSVIQDANVFVIPPPPVRGIGTGGGFKMQIQDKSGAGMTALQDATNTVINQARQEPGLVQVFSNYTIGTPQYYADIDRTKVRMLNVPISNVFDALQIYLGSAYVNDFNFLGRTYRVTAQADYRYRDEREDIARLRTRSSTGAIVPLGSMVTLRETTAPDRIVRYNLYPSADINGDTKTGFSSGQSIATMERVARENLPPGFGFEWTDIAYQQKAAGNTIIYIFPLCVLFVFLALSAQYESWILPLAVILIVPLCLLCAIFGIWLRDMDNNILVQIGFIVLIGLACKNAILIVEFAKVEEDAGKSPFNAAVDACRLRLRPILMTAFSFILGVIPLVIATGAGSEMRQALGTAVFSGMLGVTLFGLFLTPVFYVVLRKMASRREQAHPKHEKLETVLLPEIENQA; the protein is encoded by the coding sequence ATGAAATTCCCCCACTTCTTTATTGATCGTCCCATTTTTGCATCCGTACTCTCGATGGTCGTGCTACTGGTGGGAAGCCTGGCTTACTTCCTGTTACCTGTCGCGCAGTATCCGGAAGTCGCACTCCCCACCGTTGTTGTCCGTGCCAGTTATCCGGGAGCCACACCAGATACGATCTCTAAAACGGTCGCCACTCCCCTGGAGCAGGAAATCAACGGCGTTGACAATATGGTTTATATGGAGTCTCAGGCGACGACTGACGGCTCCATGACGCTGACGGTTTCCTTCGCTTTGGGAACCGACGTTGACCAGGCCCAGGTGCTCGTACAAAACCGTGTCGCAATTGCGGAGCCAACACTTCCCGCTGAAGTAAGGCAGATTGGCGTCACCACACGCAAAAGTTCACCCGACCTGATGATGGTGATTCATCTCTATTCACCGGACGATTCACGCGATCAACTCTATATCAGTAATTATGCCTACCTGCAGATTCGCGATGTGTTGTCACGCCTGGATGGCGTCGGAGACATTCAGGTCTTTGGAGGGACGCAATACAGCATGCGTGTCTGGCTGGATGTGGAACGTCTCGCAGCACTCGACCTGACACCCGGTGATGCCGTACAGGCCATGCGCCAGCAGAATATTCAGGTCGCGGCAGGTGTCATCGGACAGCAGCCACTTCCTGAGACCAAAGAAGCATTTCAAGTCAATGTGAACACGCTCGGACGCTTGCAGACCGCAGAAGAATTTGGCGAGATCATCCTCAAAACAGGTGAGGAAGGTCGCCTGGTACGTCTCAACGATGTCGCGCGAATTGAGCTGGGTGCCACCGACTATTCCGTACGCAGCTATCTAGGCGACAAAAATGCAGTCGCCCTCGCCATGTTTCAGCGCCCCGGTTCCAATGCGGTCGCGACGGCAGAACGCATCATCAGCAAAGTAGAAGAACTTGCACAACAGTTTCCGCCTGGCCTGAAACACGAAGTCATTTACAACCCGACCGCCTTTGTCGAGGATTCGATCGACGAGGTCTTTTCCACGCTCTGGCAGGCAGGCCTGCTGGTAACGCTCACAGTATTTGTCTTTCTGCAAAACTGGCGATCTACAATCGTGCCCACCATCGCCATCCCGATTTCGCTCGTCGGTACCTTTGCTGTCATGCATGCCATCGGCTTCAGTTTGAATAACCTCTCACTGTTTGGCCTGGTCCTCGCCATCGGCATTGTCGTAGATGATGCTATCGTGGTTGTAGAGAATGTCGAACGACTGATCGCGACCGGGCTTTCGCCTCGGGATGCAACTCGCAAAGCCATGGACGAAGTCGGTTCAGCTTTGATCGCGACGACACTGGTCTTGATCGCGGTCTTCGTTCCGACTGCTTTCATTGCCGGAATCAGTGGCCAGTTTTATCGACAGTTTGCTATCACCATTGCCGTCTCGACTGCGATTTCCACCTTTGTCTCTTTAACACTCACACCCGCAATGTGCGCCCTGCTGTTGCGTCCGCCCAGACAGGCTGCTGAAAAAGCAGCTTCTGCCAGCCGCTACCGCGTGATTCGTGGTCTGGTCTACCTGCGTGAAATTCCCTTCCGCCTGTTTAATAAAGTTTTTGATTTCACGAGCGAACTCTATGCGGGCATCGTCGCTCGAGTCTTGCGATTGAGCTTCCTGATGCTGATCGTGTATGTCGGGCTGCTGGGACTGACATGGTTCGGTTTCACAAAAGTTCCCGCTGGGTTTATTCCTGCTCAGGATCAGGGATATCTGATTATCGCCATCCAGCTGCCTCCCGGAGCGAGTCTGGATCGAACCGATACGGTCACGCGACAGATTACCGATATGGCTCTGGACGTCCCGGGTGTTGCCAATGCGGTGTCGTTTGTCGGGTTCTCCGGAGCAACGCGTGCTAACAGCTCCAACTCAGCGGCTATTTTCCCCGTACTCGAAGACGCCAAGCTCCGCGCAACAAAAGGCCAGTCGGTCAATGCCGTCCTCGCAGAACTGCGTAAGCGGGTCAGCGTGATCCAAGATGCCAACGTATTCGTGATACCCCCTCCTCCTGTCCGAGGGATTGGAACCGGGGGTGGATTCAAAATGCAGATCCAGGATAAATCCGGTGCCGGTATGACTGCCCTGCAAGATGCCACCAATACAGTGATCAATCAGGCCAGACAGGAACCGGGGCTGGTACAGGTTTTTTCGAACTATACTATCGGAACTCCACAGTATTATGCAGACATCGACCGCACCAAAGTCCGCATGCTCAATGTTCCGATCAGCAACGTGTTTGATGCACTGCAGATTTATCTTGGTTCTGCTTACGTGAATGACTTCAACTTCCTGGGTCGCACCTATCGTGTGACGGCACAGGCAGACTATCGCTATCGTGATGAACGCGAAGACATCGCGCGGCTACGTACTCGCAGCAGTACAGGTGCTATTGTTCCACTCGGGTCGATGGTCACACTCCGTGAAACAACTGCGCCGGACCGAATTGTCCGCTACAATCTGTATCCCTCGGCTGATATTAATGGTGACACTAAGACCGGCTTCAGTTCCGGTCAATCAATTGCCACCATGGAACGTGTCGCCCGGGAAAATCTGCCACCCGGCTTCGGCTTCGAATGGACTGATATCGCTTACCAGCAGAAAGCCGCGGGAAATACCATTATTTACATCTTCCCGCTGTGTGTGCTGTTTGTATTTCTGGCCCTTTCCGCACAGTACGAAAGCTGGATTCTGCCGCTCGCTGTCATTCTGATTGTGCCGCTCTGTCTCTTGTGTGCCATCTTTGGAATCTGGTTACGGGACATGGACAATAACATCCTGGTACAGATCGGCTTTATCGTCCTGATCGGACTCGCTTGTAAGAATGCGATTCTAATCGTCGAATTTGCCAAAGTAGAAGAGGATGCAGGTAAGAGTCCGTTTAATGCTGCCGTCGATGCCTGCCGCTTGCGCTTGCGGCCGATTCTGATGACCGCTTTTTCCTTTATCCTGGGTGTCATTCCACTCGTGATTGCCACAGGTGCCGGTTCGGAAATGCGACAGGCACTGGGTACGGCAGTTTTCAGCGGGATGCTGGGTGTCACTCTGTTTGGACTCTTTCTAACTCCTGTGTTCTACGTCGTGCTCCGAAAAATGGCATCCCGTCGTGAGCAGGCTCACCCAAAACATGAGAAACTCGAGACCGTTCTTCTGCCTGAAATCGAAAACCAGGCATAA
- a CDS encoding PEGA domain-containing protein, whose translation MSDSCQSDTSDFCRDTTANTQRWCLVALLALLAITQSGCVHRRMTIRSIPAGALVKVDGDEIGYTPVSVDFTYYATREITLTKDGYETQTVMQKVKTPWYQVFPLDAVSDNLLPFEVTNRHEFTYQLQPKVVVPTEELLNRGNMLRSDTQIGQ comes from the coding sequence ATGTCCGATTCCTGTCAGTCCGACACATCTGATTTTTGTCGCGATACAACTGCGAATACACAGCGGTGGTGTCTGGTTGCGCTACTGGCTTTGCTGGCGATCACCCAATCTGGCTGTGTGCATCGGAGAATGACGATCCGTTCGATTCCCGCTGGGGCACTGGTCAAAGTGGATGGAGATGAAATCGGTTATACGCCGGTCTCGGTCGACTTTACGTATTATGCGACACGGGAAATTACGTTGACCAAGGATGGTTATGAAACGCAGACCGTGATGCAGAAGGTAAAAACTCCCTGGTATCAGGTCTTTCCTCTGGATGCGGTGTCGGACAACCTGCTGCCCTTCGAAGTGACCAATCGTCACGAGTTCACATACCAGTTGCAGCCCAAGGTAGTTGTGCCTACGGAAGAGTTGTTGAACCGCGGGAATATGTTACGCAGCGATACACAGATTGGTCAGTGA
- a CDS encoding sodium:solute symporter family transporter — MSWLDWMIVFVLNGSVIAFGFYLARSTHSSSDWFLGGRSLPWWGLGLSIFATSVDNADAVSLTGYAYNHGMHIITAFTLASVCGAVLASFVVVPVLYKGGFYTNAEYLETRFGKSIRTISALIQIQYRTSMLGLMIWSIYLMLQGILDFSPVQCWALIVLLVIFTAAYTTWGGLTSVVWTDALQSLIMIAGGITIFCAVWSASGGWTETVQKLSGATDAKGQPLINWLHIGQFQDSQSTSPYLIVMGWSIIGLGYYTVNHTQTMRLMGARSLWDMKMATLFGCLLIMPIMIGTTLMGVMGRVLVPEFTQHSSADQLFPYYANQFLAPGFKGLVVAGILSAAISTFDSIGSALSALFTRDIYARWLCTDQTEKHYLKVTRWATVGILLIGFLYIPFIVRYDNMIQAFRTLIPIFVTPLFTIYLLGVLSRVPRQSGLVGLIVGSSFGLLGFIDRELVDHQLFSPLLTEQWYAFPASMLVTALAMFLSAIKWGWLEKESALVLKQDDVIKEQTWLTESREELLDIKISPFKKPTPQYLNPNWYALVLIAISFWIIFGFFW; from the coding sequence CCAGCAGCGACTGGTTCCTGGGAGGTCGTTCACTCCCCTGGTGGGGACTGGGGCTCTCCATATTCGCTACCAGTGTGGACAACGCCGATGCAGTCTCGCTCACCGGCTACGCCTACAACCATGGCATGCACATCATCACAGCGTTCACACTCGCTAGTGTATGTGGTGCCGTGCTGGCGTCGTTTGTCGTGGTACCTGTGCTCTACAAAGGTGGCTTTTACACAAACGCAGAATACCTGGAAACCCGGTTTGGAAAATCGATCCGCACTATCAGCGCCCTGATTCAGATTCAGTATCGCACGAGCATGCTCGGCCTGATGATCTGGTCCATCTATCTGATGCTGCAGGGAATTCTTGATTTTTCACCCGTTCAATGCTGGGCCCTGATTGTACTCCTCGTCATTTTCACCGCCGCTTATACAACCTGGGGTGGTTTGACGTCTGTTGTCTGGACCGACGCCCTGCAGAGCCTGATTATGATCGCCGGCGGCATTACCATCTTTTGTGCTGTCTGGTCAGCCAGCGGCGGCTGGACAGAGACGGTTCAAAAACTCTCAGGGGCAACCGATGCCAAAGGGCAACCACTGATCAACTGGCTGCACATCGGACAATTTCAGGACAGCCAGTCGACTTCCCCTTATCTGATCGTCATGGGCTGGTCGATTATCGGTCTGGGTTATTACACTGTAAACCATACGCAGACCATGCGACTGATGGGTGCCCGCTCTTTGTGGGATATGAAAATGGCGACGCTTTTCGGCTGTCTGCTGATTATGCCTATCATGATTGGTACGACGCTGATGGGCGTCATGGGACGCGTCCTGGTGCCCGAATTCACGCAGCATTCCTCTGCTGACCAGTTATTCCCCTATTATGCCAACCAGTTTTTAGCACCCGGATTCAAAGGGCTGGTCGTAGCCGGGATTCTGTCCGCCGCCATCAGTACCTTCGATTCGATCGGCTCTGCGTTATCCGCATTATTCACACGCGATATCTATGCCCGCTGGCTCTGTACTGATCAGACTGAAAAGCATTACCTTAAAGTCACTCGCTGGGCGACTGTCGGCATCCTGCTGATTGGGTTTCTATATATCCCCTTCATTGTGCGCTATGACAATATGATCCAGGCATTTCGCACACTGATTCCGATTTTTGTCACACCATTGTTTACCATTTATCTATTGGGGGTTCTCTCACGCGTCCCCCGTCAAAGCGGTCTTGTCGGACTGATCGTCGGCTCATCGTTCGGATTGCTCGGCTTCATCGATCGCGAACTGGTCGACCACCAACTATTCAGCCCGCTGCTGACTGAACAATGGTATGCCTTCCCGGCTTCGATGCTGGTGACTGCCCTTGCCATGTTTTTGTCAGCAATTAAATGGGGCTGGCTGGAAAAAGAAAGTGCACTAGTATTGAAACAGGATGACGTGATCAAAGAACAGACCTGGCTCACAGAAAGCCGGGAGGAATTGCTCGATATCAAAATCAGTCCCTTCAAAAAACCGACGCCACAATACCTGAATCCTAACTGGTACGCTCTGGTCTTAATCGCCATTTCTTTTTGGATTATTTTTGGATTCTTCTGGTAA
- a CDS encoding alpha/beta fold hydrolase — translation MNRLQISLLLMLSCLLMIPSIRAADPELKLSAPQDIAFTASCDQSQQHYVLMLPESFNSQKPHSLLIALHGHGADRWQFVKETRGECQAARDFAAKHQMLYISPDYRARTSWMGPKAEADLAQIIADLKKQYQIKNVYLCGGSMGGTSSLTFAALHPELIDGVAAMNPTANHLEYDKFQPAIQASFGGTKQGIPEEYKKRSAEYWPEKFTMPVSISVGGRDQLVPPDSARRLAQILKQLNRPILLIDRPQQGHSTSYQDSYSILEFMIEKSAQQKRR, via the coding sequence ATGAATCGATTACAGATCAGTTTGTTGTTAATGCTATCCTGTTTATTAATGATCCCCTCAATACGCGCGGCAGATCCCGAACTGAAACTGTCTGCTCCTCAAGACATCGCATTCACAGCCAGCTGTGATCAGAGCCAGCAACATTACGTCCTCATGCTGCCGGAATCATTTAATTCTCAGAAGCCCCATTCCCTATTGATTGCATTGCATGGCCATGGAGCTGATCGCTGGCAGTTTGTGAAAGAAACGAGAGGCGAATGTCAGGCCGCCCGCGATTTTGCTGCGAAGCATCAGATGCTGTATATATCACCCGACTATCGCGCCCGCACTTCCTGGATGGGTCCGAAAGCCGAGGCAGACCTCGCCCAGATCATTGCTGATCTCAAAAAACAATATCAGATCAAGAATGTCTATCTTTGTGGCGGTTCCATGGGAGGCACTTCCAGTCTGACCTTTGCAGCCCTGCATCCCGAACTCATTGATGGCGTCGCAGCGATGAATCCCACAGCCAATCACCTGGAGTATGACAAATTCCAACCCGCGATCCAGGCATCATTCGGAGGCACTAAACAGGGGATTCCCGAAGAGTATAAAAAGCGAAGTGCCGAGTACTGGCCGGAAAAGTTCACTATGCCCGTTAGCATTTCTGTCGGAGGAAGGGACCAGCTGGTGCCTCCTGACAGTGCGCGTCGCCTGGCTCAGATCCTTAAACAGCTTAACAGGCCAATCCTGTTGATTGATCGTCCCCAGCAGGGGCACTCAACATCCTATCAGGACAGTTATTCTATCCTGGAATTCATGATAGAAAAATCAGCGCAGCAGAAACGGCGTTGA
- a CDS encoding TetR/AcrR family transcriptional regulator encodes MSVGRPREFDTNQALDDALDVFWRNGYEGTSILELTKAMGINRPSLYATFGNKEALFHKAIDRYMEIRACHLLSSLDEPTARAVVKKLWSGNIELISNSKNPRGCFLVQSALACGDAAESIRKEMVKRRTKCEKLLCQRLERAIEEGDLPADSNAQQLAKYVSTVSYGIAVQAAGGAGQKQLCEVADLALQAFPD; translated from the coding sequence ATGTCGGTTGGTCGGCCACGTGAATTTGATACGAATCAGGCATTAGACGATGCGTTAGATGTATTCTGGCGGAACGGCTATGAAGGTACGTCCATTCTGGAACTGACGAAGGCGATGGGAATCAATCGTCCGAGCCTGTATGCCACCTTCGGAAACAAAGAAGCGTTATTCCATAAGGCCATTGATCGATATATGGAAATACGTGCCTGCCATCTTCTCAGTTCGCTGGACGAACCGACGGCCCGTGCAGTTGTAAAAAAACTGTGGAGTGGCAATATCGAACTGATTTCTAATTCAAAAAATCCGCGTGGTTGTTTTCTGGTGCAAAGTGCTCTGGCCTGTGGGGATGCTGCGGAGTCCATTCGCAAAGAGATGGTCAAACGCCGCACCAAGTGTGAGAAGCTGTTGTGTCAACGATTGGAACGTGCTATCGAGGAAGGGGATCTCCCCGCTGATTCCAATGCACAGCAACTGGCGAAATATGTATCGACGGTTTCTTATGGGATCGCCGTGCAAGCGGCAGGGGGAGCAGGCCAGAAACAATTGTGTGAAGTCGCTGATCTGGCACTGCAGGCATTTCCGGACTGA
- a CDS encoding LamG-like jellyroll fold domain-containing protein, translating into MSNLKQITGIFCLLFSGTILIPPLSAAEPDENRTKKRVLIIGMDGTRPDALLKAKTPTFDRLMREGAFTDETQILGKRYQKNDTISGPGWSSILTGVWADKHGVHDNNFKGKNYELFPHFFKRLKRERPDAKTASLVSWEPIHEHILSEADIAEVESLPRMKNQTADLSVSASRFNIETRDGKWHHLLAVQKKDLLQLYLDGKQVASLSGVDLDFPLGGDFYYLGRDSRAGQTCFHGQLDDVRIWKRALSAEEIALSATETAQADQSVDRTGLLAEYLFETSPESDAKVSQFSDTAGDAGGPFPAKAVSPTSELRRVKSGAGSESQALDLPATGDKTHGMKIAMTAPFRGVTRSDFTIEARFKTTDQGRNILFGNYDGKAGALNLELHQDNTVRVYVQPADPRNASSLAREGERDKIIAAKAARILREEDPNAMFVYFHQTDATGHAIGFSPEVPEYISAIENVDVCVNTVLKAMQSRPNYENEDWLTIVCTDHGGLKRGHSKGHQVPEIRRVFLIVHGPSVKPGRIQQQAYLVDVAATALAHLLGKVDKQWQLDGKAVGLKAEK; encoded by the coding sequence ATGAGCAACTTGAAACAGATTACCGGAATTTTCTGTCTGCTTTTTTCTGGAACTATTCTGATACCTCCATTGTCGGCGGCTGAACCCGACGAAAATCGAACAAAAAAACGCGTGTTAATCATCGGCATGGATGGCACACGGCCGGATGCGTTGTTAAAAGCGAAGACTCCCACGTTTGACAGACTGATGCGTGAAGGTGCATTTACAGATGAGACGCAGATCTTAGGGAAACGCTATCAGAAAAATGATACGATCAGTGGCCCCGGCTGGTCGAGCATTCTGACAGGCGTCTGGGCCGACAAACATGGCGTACACGATAATAATTTCAAAGGGAAGAACTACGAACTGTTTCCGCATTTTTTCAAGCGTCTGAAGCGGGAACGACCCGATGCAAAGACAGCATCTCTGGTCTCGTGGGAGCCGATTCATGAACACATTTTGTCTGAAGCAGATATTGCAGAGGTCGAGTCGTTACCACGTATGAAAAATCAGACAGCAGATCTCAGTGTGTCGGCTTCAAGGTTTAATATTGAGACACGGGACGGCAAGTGGCATCATCTTTTGGCTGTCCAAAAGAAGGATCTTTTGCAGTTGTATCTCGATGGTAAACAGGTCGCTTCACTGTCTGGTGTGGATCTGGACTTTCCACTGGGGGGAGATTTTTATTACCTTGGAAGAGATTCCCGTGCAGGGCAAACCTGTTTTCATGGTCAACTGGATGACGTCCGCATCTGGAAGCGGGCATTGTCGGCTGAGGAAATCGCATTGTCAGCAACAGAAACGGCCCAGGCAGATCAGTCTGTAGATCGAACGGGGCTGCTGGCTGAGTACCTATTTGAAACCAGCCCGGAGAGCGATGCAAAAGTCAGTCAGTTCTCTGATACAGCCGGTGATGCGGGAGGACCTTTCCCGGCGAAAGCAGTTTCGCCTACTTCAGAACTTCGTAGAGTGAAGTCGGGAGCCGGTTCTGAATCACAGGCGCTTGATCTGCCTGCGACAGGAGACAAAACGCATGGTATGAAGATTGCGATGACGGCACCCTTTCGAGGTGTTACCCGATCAGACTTTACTATCGAAGCCCGTTTCAAAACAACAGATCAGGGCCGTAACATTCTATTCGGAAATTATGATGGAAAAGCCGGTGCATTGAATCTGGAATTGCATCAAGATAATACTGTGCGAGTTTATGTTCAGCCTGCCGATCCGCGGAATGCCAGCTCTCTGGCGCGGGAAGGAGAACGGGACAAGATTATCGCGGCCAAGGCAGCACGGATACTGAGAGAAGAGGATCCGAATGCGATGTTTGTCTATTTTCATCAGACCGATGCGACCGGGCATGCGATTGGATTCAGCCCCGAAGTCCCGGAATATATTTCTGCGATTGAAAATGTTGACGTGTGTGTGAATACCGTTCTCAAAGCAATGCAGTCCCGGCCCAATTATGAAAACGAGGACTGGCTGACCATCGTCTGTACTGATCATGGTGGTCTGAAGCGTGGACACAGTAAGGGACATCAGGTACCAGAAATTCGCCGGGTCTTTCTGATTGTCCATGGCCCGTCTGTGAAACCGGGGCGCATTCAGCAACAGGCCTATCTGGTAGATGTGGCAGCAACCGCGCTGGCGCATCTGCTGGGGAAAGTTGACAAACAGTGGCAACTGGATGGCAAAGCGGTCGGATTAAAGGCAGAAAAATAA
- a CDS encoding aldo/keto reductase, with protein MKNRTLGTSGLEVSALGLGCMGMSFGYGQPVEEAKGISLIRAAVDLGVTLFDTAEVYGPFTNEKLVGKALAPVRNQVKIATKFGFAIDEQGIQTGLNSRPEHIRKVTDACLKRLQTDHIDLMYQHRVDPDVPIEDVAGTVKELIEAGKIGHFGLSEAGVDVIRRAHAVQPVAALQSEYSLWWREPEEEILPVLEELGIGFVPFSPLGKGFLTGKMDENTTFESSDFRNKVPRLSAENRKANQAFVDLLAEIASQKQATSAQIALAWMLAKKPWIVPIPGTTKQHRLEENMAAAAIELTETELSQIEEGAAQIEASGERYPEAAMKMINR; from the coding sequence ATGAAAAATCGCACACTCGGCACCAGCGGTCTGGAGGTTTCCGCTCTCGGGCTTGGTTGCATGGGAATGAGCTTTGGTTATGGTCAGCCCGTTGAGGAAGCAAAGGGCATTTCGCTGATCCGTGCAGCCGTCGACTTGGGAGTGACTCTGTTTGACACAGCTGAAGTCTACGGTCCTTTTACGAACGAGAAACTGGTCGGCAAAGCACTCGCTCCGGTACGTAACCAGGTCAAGATTGCCACCAAATTCGGCTTCGCTATCGACGAACAGGGAATTCAGACCGGATTGAATAGCCGACCAGAGCATATCAGGAAAGTAACAGACGCCTGCCTGAAAAGACTGCAAACGGATCATATTGACCTGATGTACCAGCATCGCGTTGATCCCGATGTACCGATCGAAGACGTCGCTGGTACCGTAAAGGAACTGATCGAAGCAGGTAAGATCGGTCATTTTGGTTTGTCAGAAGCGGGGGTGGACGTCATCCGGCGGGCTCATGCAGTTCAACCCGTCGCGGCATTACAAAGTGAATACTCACTCTGGTGGCGCGAACCAGAAGAAGAAATCCTGCCCGTTCTGGAAGAACTGGGAATCGGATTTGTGCCCTTCAGTCCGTTGGGAAAAGGCTTCCTCACTGGCAAAATGGATGAAAACACCACCTTTGAAAGCAGCGATTTTCGCAACAAGGTCCCGCGTCTTTCTGCCGAAAACCGAAAAGCAAATCAGGCATTCGTCGATCTCCTGGCAGAGATTGCCAGTCAGAAGCAGGCGACCTCTGCCCAGATTGCCCTGGCTTGGATGCTGGCAAAGAAACCCTGGATCGTCCCGATACCCGGTACAACCAAACAACATCGACTGGAAGAGAATATGGCTGCCGCTGCGATTGAGCTCACAGAGACGGAACTCAGTCAAATCGAAGAGGGTGCAGCACAGATTGAGGCCAGTGGCGAGCGATACCCAGAAGCCGCGATGAAAATGATTAATCGCTGA
- a CDS encoding efflux RND transporter periplasmic adaptor subunit, translating to MSRLTLIIFLIQPLVLMACNQNTAPLAAPPPAKVTTARPLVLPVIEWDEYTGRLAAIDAVEVRARVSGYLQSTHFEEGQLIKKGDLLAIIDPRPFVAELNASQARIEEAHAKLAESKSLLKQSQAERADAAAQLTLADQRVSRVQQLARKNATTQDDVDVSKSEKSQAEASLAAADAMIESSNARIKTSEAAIETAKANLEAAQLNIQYTQIRAPISGRISRRYVTEGNLISGGSEQSTLLTNIVSVNPIHCYFDADEQAFLKYGRLSREGTRKSSRDVKNPVYMRLIDEQGFPHIGHMDFVDNRIDPNTGTMRGRAIFANNDDTLTPGLFAEVRLPGSGRHDSVLIPDSAIGSDQSEKYVYLVDSEKQIKRQAVKLGPIVKGLRVIRSGLDGSEVLVTHGLQRVFPGVTVDPTLETLKATSGSGLPDDYEPVPPEKWLTRRSAPAPPGISSNIHQTGAQTSARSNGGQ from the coding sequence ATGTCACGATTGACATTGATCATTTTTCTAATCCAGCCACTGGTTTTAATGGCCTGCAACCAGAACACCGCCCCGCTGGCTGCTCCCCCACCAGCGAAGGTCACCACTGCCCGGCCTCTGGTTTTACCTGTCATCGAATGGGATGAATACACCGGACGTCTGGCGGCCATCGATGCCGTTGAAGTCAGAGCCCGCGTCAGCGGATATCTGCAATCGACTCATTTTGAAGAAGGACAGTTGATCAAAAAAGGAGATCTGCTGGCAATCATTGACCCGCGCCCGTTTGTGGCTGAATTGAATGCCTCCCAGGCGAGAATAGAAGAAGCCCATGCCAAGCTGGCTGAATCAAAATCTCTGCTCAAACAGTCTCAGGCAGAAAGAGCGGATGCAGCTGCCCAGTTGACCCTGGCAGACCAGCGTGTGAGCCGCGTTCAGCAACTTGCACGCAAAAATGCCACAACCCAGGATGATGTCGACGTCAGTAAAAGTGAAAAATCACAGGCAGAAGCCAGCCTGGCTGCAGCCGATGCCATGATCGAATCCTCGAATGCCCGGATTAAAACTTCTGAAGCAGCCATAGAAACAGCGAAAGCTAATCTGGAAGCTGCACAGTTAAATATTCAATACACTCAAATCCGGGCGCCCATCAGCGGTCGCATCAGCCGACGTTATGTGACGGAAGGAAACCTGATCAGCGGTGGTTCTGAACAATCGACACTCTTAACAAATATCGTCTCAGTCAATCCGATCCATTGTTATTTCGATGCGGACGAACAGGCCTTCCTCAAATACGGCCGACTCTCAAGAGAAGGAACACGTAAAAGTTCGCGGGACGTTAAAAACCCCGTCTACATGCGGTTGATCGATGAACAGGGATTCCCCCATATCGGTCATATGGATTTCGTAGACAACCGCATTGACCCCAATACGGGGACCATGCGAGGACGTGCCATCTTCGCGAACAATGATGACACGCTTACCCCCGGACTGTTCGCCGAAGTCCGTCTGCCCGGCAGTGGTCGTCACGATTCCGTTCTCATTCCCGACAGCGCCATCGGCAGTGATCAGTCAGAAAAATATGTGTATCTGGTTGATTCTGAAAAACAGATCAAACGACAGGCCGTAAAGTTGGGCCCCATCGTCAAAGGGTTAAGAGTGATTCGTTCCGGGCTGGATGGATCGGAAGTGCTGGTCACACACGGGTTGCAACGCGTATTCCCCGGTGTCACTGTAGACCCGACTCTGGAAACCCTTAAAGCTACTTCCGGTTCTGGCTTGCCGGATGACTATGAGCCGGTACCACCTGAAAAATGGCTCACGCGTCGATCCGCCCCTGCACCACCGGGAATTTCCTCAAATATTCACCAGACAGGGGCGCAGACATCGGCCCGCTCAAATGGGGGACAATAG